DNA from Toxoplasma gondii ME49 chromosome X, whole genome shotgun sequence:
CCATTTTGGGCTTCATCAGTCTTACATCGTTTGCCACCGTACGCCTCGGGCAAATGCAGAGACTCAACGACACGTATTTAGGTGTCTCAaaaacagaagcagcagcgctCCGCGAGGCAACAGAAGCCGGGGAAACTCTGTCACCGCCGACCCACCTAACGGAGGTCTTTGAGGAGATACATGTTCTCATTTTCATTATCATGTTCCTATTCATTCTCGCCGCTGCAGTCTTTACCTTAGTAGGCTACCGCCTTCTGAGGAAGTACGAGTATTTCGACGCCAAGACTGAAACGGACCTCCGAAACGACGTCACAATGCTGCAGACTTCTGCGGATGTTAGCGAGCAGCACGTCAGCGAGTCTCTGATTTACTGGGGCCTTCGTCAAAGATTTATTTACCCCTCGATCCCGTTGGTTCCAAGGCCACGGGAGCGAGAAACTGGCTATCCACAGTTTTCGTTCTCGGACTACATCAGCTATTGCTTTGGCGAGACTCTGACGGGAATGGTCGAGCTCCCCCCTTCCATCCTGATTATATCGTTCTTTATCGTGTTACTCCTCCGTCCCGCCCTCGACCTGTCTGGGAGAGAAATCATAGTATTCATGATTCTGATGGCATTCGCTCTCCTCGGAATGACGGCGCTAGCAATGATGTATACAAGATACATCAACGAGAAACTACAGCCTCATTCAGCGAAGTTGCGAGAATTCTTtggggagaaaagagcaagTAGCGATCAGATGCGACAGGCCATTGCCGCCCCCATAGATGACAGGTAACGAAAATGTGaacctttctcctcttcatgGTATTCCAGATCCTGAATTCACAGACCCTTCGCAGTCGTGCGGTCCACGCTTCCTTGGCGCAGAGTACGCGTGCCGGTGCTCTCCAGCATGTACGCATAGCTTCACTGTACGACCCTTCAGGTTAGTAACAGGGCAGCGACCCTATTCCCATTTGGAAGTAAGGGTTGAGTTCATCACTTTGACATCTGAAAACAGTACACTGCGCACAACTTTTCAGAGCCACTGTACTTCCGGCGTCTTACCcagttgcttctcttctcacaCGCCGTTTATACGGCTGTCCTACTAACACTTGTCACAACAGTGTCCCAAGGATCAGCGTTTGTATGGCTCGCCCACGGGTGGTGGTCGTACCCGCTTACGTTTATACCTTTGCTGGTTTCTTTGTTCATATGGGGAAAAGTAAGTGCCCAAACCGTTCTTGTCGGGAAGATATTAGTGCCATGGGAAAGATTAGTTCTTACCCACGTACTCCATTACGTACAGTGTCGATATGCTAGCTTCATATGACGTGATACGATCGGTAAGTCAAAGCTGATCAGACGTCGTGCGAATGTGGCCACACTGACATCGTCTCCTGTAGGTAGAGGCCCGCCAGGACGCGGTAAGCGACATTAGAGCCCCGCAGGGAAACGAATTTTCTCAAAGGCAAGCAGGCGGTCCTCGAGAAAGACCATCGTTATCTTGTTTTCATGATGCACGAGGTAACACCTACAGGAACACCGCTACATGACACACACAAGCTACATCGATTCCTTGCGTAGGCAGAAAAACTCGAACAGGGCAAAAAGGTGCAGATTCAGCGGATCCTTTCACAGTATGATCAGCTAccgaaggaggcgaaaagATCAATCGAGAGCACTTTCCGCGCactggcttcttctccagaaaagTTTCCAACAGCTAGTAAGGGTCCACAAATTGCTGAAATCTGAACATCACTGTCCACCCCGGTGTGTAGCCGTGCCAGGTGTCGTCACGAAGAAAGATGTGAAGGAGGTTCTACGTTGTCTGAACATTCAGACCGTAAGAAGAAATAGGTGTGCTTTCCAAGCAATGTGGTAGCAGCCTGTTCAGGGAACGAAAGACGACGCAACCCTTTTCTTGAACGAGTGGTTTGACGCAGTGGATGATACCGGAAGGTGAGCCCGCCAACCACCACGAGAAACGCTCATCTCTACACAACCTGCCGTCAGCGGCTATGTCAACTTTGATAAATTCAAAGCACTCATCATGCTTCTGGGAAACTTCGGCGTGAAGCCGGATATGTACCAGCGGTTCCAGGAAGAACGGCTACAGAAGTTGTTCAGATCTCTTGACGCAGATCAGGACAACAGGATAGTAAGGTCCAATGTGTGTCAGCATCAGTCGTAGACCGTCACTATTCTTTTGCGCAGTCGGAAGAGGAGTTACGCCAAGCTCTCCACGGGTAAGCCCTTCGCTAAATCAGCCAACCTTGGATATTGAAGCTCCTCTCTGTAGGATTACTCCCCCGGTGTCAAAACGAGATGTGGATCTACTCTTCAAGAGAATGTCCAAAACTGGGACTGATATAGCATTCGAAGATCTTCGAAACTGGgcacagaaaacgcaaacaCGCGTTACCGGTCCAGTTCCGGTATATCGATAGTTTGCTGCACATTGGTTGACAACCGTACAGAATTAGTCAGTCCCGAAAGCCATAACACTGTGACAGAATCTTCAGAGTGAAAGTCGTGAATGTTGACAGCGAATAGCATTAATCACAGTCGCATCCTTACACCATGGCACCATGAAATGCGAGAGCATCCGGTATTGCTGGAGGAGAATTATTGGGCCTCCAGAAGGACGTAGAAATCCATACCTTCCATGGTTTCCTTGAATCTTCTCGTTGAGAAAATGCACGGTGAACTAGGTAGACTACTTCACCTGCGAGAGCGTACGCTCCTAAAACATCCTGCGTATTGTCCACCTCATTTTTCGTCGTTCCACACCAAGGCGATACATAACCACACCCCAAACATCGACCGTTCAGTTGATTACCCACAATATAGATAAAAGTGAAGTTTACTGTGGGACACATTGGGTGTCACTGGAGAAGATGATAACCAACACCCTTCGTGACAAAGAGTCCGGTGAGATAGTTTACTTAAATATTAGCATTGCGGGCCATACAGCATTAGCAACTCGGTGCAAAACCGCATCCGCGGTTCCCCGGATCAGGGCTTCAGCTGCTCGATCGCATCCACACAGATTCCATATCAGTCGGGCTCAACCACGCCACGTTCCTGCAGccttgtcttctccgttgGATTGACTGATGCAGAATGACAGTGAGAGGCCCCCGCTCCACAGCATCCGGTGTGTGCCAAACGCTACCGCGAGGATTACGCACATTACAATGCAGCACAAAAGACGGACACCGCAAGAACGACAGTGATACATATGGCGGCTTGTGTTCATAAACATATTCAATCGTATCTGTGCTTCCTCACCAAATAATCGAGAAATTAGCGCGCATCAACCCCAAGCGTGTACCACCGAATTATTGAAGCCTATACTCACTGTCAGAGAAGTGCTGCCTTCGCGTCCAGTACAGTGAACTGCCATCAGAAATGGCTCACAACCGAATCCCCCACCGAGTGCACATAACGTCAACCGCCATGGCAATTCGACGCCCACACATTACAGAAGTGAATGAAGTCTCCGATGTGCTTGTAGTACGCTTCCTGAGAATGTCAGCACAAGAAGACAGATGCAATTGCTGAACCTCCATGTGACACACACTGTCGGTGTGCTTATATTTGGTGCTGCTCCTGCCAACACGGAGAACACTGTGTCCCCGAAAACCGTTGTTGGCGCACGCCTATGGTTCTTTCCCACTTCGTATTTCAGAACACTGTTCTGGCTGACACAAAACCCCTGGCTGACCCTGCCATCTACCAAAGACCAGTAGACCACCGATGTGGACTGCACAGTCAAGACTTACCCCAGACTTCTGCTCAACGTCGTTATGGTCGGCGTTTCCCACCCACCACACCTGTACGCGCTGCGAGTGCAGTTCGTCCATGGCAGCTGCATTcagctgcgtctcctcgttcggAGATTCAGTgagtcgcttctttcctgatgccttttctctcgcccgTTTGCGCTCCAGTTCCTTGAACCAGTCCGCGTCTGCAGCCGCCGCCGCGTCTTGCAGTCTTTGTGAGTGAATCCACGAGACCTGCGTCGCCACTCAGTGTAGCACAACCCGGTTCCTCATCAGGCTGCATTGTCGAGTGAGAGGGAGATGGTGCACATCCCCAGGCTTGTCCTCCattctcctccctctgttGGCGTCtcgaaagaaacgcatgACTGCGCGATTCGCCCACACGTTCCCTTCTGAAACAGCCACGCGCTACCCGACGTTACAATGGTAAGCAACCGTAACGTACCTGCCTGTCGAGCTGCCCATGGATAATCAGAACTGGCGTTCTCTTGACCTTCTTTAGCTTTTCAACATTAGGGAAGGCGTCAAACCATGGAGACTTTTTAATGTCGTCGAAAAACAAGCGCAGGCCTGCATTAGCAGTTCGGAAACAAGGAAATGAGGAACTGCTTGATAAAGGTGCAAGATAACACAACTTGTCCCGTGGCTGCGGTATGGGAGGACTGAGGACTCCAGTAGGCACGGCCGCCTGAGCATCCACGTTCGTTCTGGGTAAAAGGAATGTATGCACCATCTAACTACAGAACAAAAACGAGCTCAGATCGCCCTGATTGTCTTTGTTGCACTGACACACGGTGTTTAACTGGTTCGATTTTTACAATAATTATCATCTTCTCTGACCAGTTTCTGGACCTCCCCATGCACAAACGAGAGCAACGAGGACCTGCCAATGAAAAACTGCTCGCAATATCCATATCAGGGCCTCCGCACAGAGAGTCCACCTCCCGCAAGAAACACTAGGAAACTGCGAATGCTAAGCATATGCGTGTTatctctttcttccacgCTCGCAACCTCACCAGATGCGATAGAAGAGTGCAGGACGACGCCGCCAACAGGAaagcttttttctcgcattgCCAGATCGCAGCAAGGAGCAGACCCAACACTGTGGCCGTactgcagaaaaacgaacactGAGCATAGGGCACGCTAGGCGTTGGCTCACAGCGCATCAAGTCGGTCGACTCCACGATGTCCCCGCCGGTGGACACAGAATGGCCAAGCAGATGCTACAGACAAGCGATTCGCTCTTTGAATGGAGCGTACTTAAACAAGCATGTGCTGCTTCCCACCTGCACGCCTTTCTTGGTGACGGACGACTCACAAAAGACAGTCTCGTCACAGCAGAATGAGACAGACATCGCAGCATGTCCGGATACCGGGAAATGCATGTTTGACTCTGAATCACGTGAAGGAACAGTGCTGCAAGACACAAGTCCACTACTAGGGTACGCCAGCGCTTCTCAACAGACACGAGAGATACAGTGGACAGGAGCAACGGTTGACGCGAACTTGGTAGATCCAGGGTATTCTCACTCGTCTAGAAAACGGCTGACACACACGGTGGCTCTTAAAAAGGAGTCTTTCACAACCTGATTTCTTGCGTTTCCTCACCAGAATTATCTGCCGAGGCGGCACGTGAAGCATCTGAGTAGCGTACGTCCAGACTGCTCGAATATTTCTGTACAATGCTTTTTCAGACGTCTTCCCCCCGCTGCAGCCATATCCACTGTAGTCGTACGCCAGCACATTTACTCGACACCTAAGAAGCCAAAACACGAGGATCCGCGTTCAACTGAAGAACAACCATTCTTTCCTTCAGTAGCAGTAGCCCCAAGTCAAAACTAGCTTCGCCGGATAAAGCATCCGGCTGCGGATTCTCCGAAACTCTCACCGTAGTATTCCCTCACGATACAATACCAAACCAAACAGGACCGAGTACAGACAGGCGAGTTGAGGAGAGTCCAACACCGTCATGTCACGCACAGTCGTCGGCCTCCTTGAGGCTTCTAGCAGAAGCCAAGGCATCGCGACCCCGTGCAGTTCCCCGTGGCGCGGGGACCGTGGCAACGAAAATAGACCCTATCATGTCTCCCAATCCCCATAGGCTTCACAGAAGCTGTGTGTTACAACATCTACTTGAAACTTTTGCATGAAGCACCTGGCATTCGTGCGCAGCCCTCTACCCTAGGAGAGCGCACGAGTTCCCAACACTGTTCCACACCCTGGGCAACTCACTTGTAGGCGAGACGATAGTAGAGTCCGAACATGAAGCCGATGTCCGTACTGTTCCCGTGAGAAAAGATGATGCATGGAAGCCGCTTTGCGCTCTCATGCATCACCTGATCGTCGCAGCTGTCTGCTCCCCCAGCCAGCGGCCCCGCCGCCCCCCGCGTCTGTTCTCGCGCGTTCCCCTCTCCTGCAGGAAGCACAGAGCTGGCGGGACCTTGCCCAGACTCCGACTCTGAGAGAGGCCCTgtggaggacgaggagggagagagaggatggTAAATGAAGAGCGCCGCGAGCTTGACTCTGCCACACGGAATCGACAACACCTTCAAGCGCTCGGGCAACCCCGTACGTTGGAGCAATTGCTGCATGCTCTCGCGTTGAAGCTGCTGCGCGGGCGGGTTGTCCGGCTGCGCAGTGGCCGCTCCAGACGCGCTATTGATGCTGTCAGCGGGAGGCGCGGACTGGTTGTGGCTCTGGCGATGAGAGTCCGAAGACCCATCATAAGTGTACAGCTGACCCTGCGGTCCGATCGAGTAGCCGGCGGGCTGAGGCGGGTAGAAGGCTAGACGACGCACGATGGACGAGCGACAGCCCCtgcagacagacgcagaaaagacgCGGACAACAGCTGTGTCCGACGGACAGATGCGGGGAAAAACACCGCTACGGAGTGGTAAGGCTGaaccagaaaaaagacgtACGGGTAATGGGAGCGGATATGATGGAAGGCGCACGCAACAAGGCGAAAGTGCAACGAAATTCTAGACACCACGACCAAGCGACAAAAAGAGAAGCCACGTTACCAAAATACACAAGACAGGCAAACACTTTACCGACCCGCCCCAGATGTACATACGCCTGGATGTGGCATAGCGCCGCTGCCTCCACACAGTTCACCTTCGAGTGCCCGGCATGAAGAATTAGCCACTTTTAAACTTACATCGCCGCCAGGCAGCCAAAGACGCACATCGTCGCGCATCTGTTAGGCGCGCCGGACTTGTCGGACTCCGCTTCTTCCATTTTCGCCTCCGGAGTTAGACCCTGGGCCTTGGAGTTGTCTGCTTGCTTATACGAGAACCCCAGCGTGCCGGAACGGTCCTTGCCTCCGTTGAATTCGCTGGACTAAAGCAGATGAATTTCTGCACAGAGACACTGGCGTGTGGCACACTCTGGAGCGCTTCGCGCTCCACTTCAAAAACGGCAGAGTGTTTCGCGGGTTTGTACACTCTTGAGATTTTCTTGTTTCGGCAAAACGCCCACAAGTGTCGAACCTTACATTGCTTAATGCAACGCGGAGATGGTCACCTTGGCCGTCCACATAAAAGCAGAACGGCCTTACAGACGCGTATAGCGACCGCAGATGTCTGCAGCGTCCGGGGCACGGTGGACAGAGCCTCGCGCGCCGACGTTCAAGAGCACGTGGCCGCCTTGCGATTCGAAATAGCGACTCCGCTGAGTATTTTGAAATTGTTGATACGCACGAAATTCACAGAGACAGTGGCTCAGCCTCCGTGCTGAGGAACCGCGGCATCGCGCTTCCTCAAACGACGTGACCGCCACACGCGACACAAAGACTTTTACACAGCGGGGGTGACCAAGTTACCACCTGAGGCAAGGAAAATCTCCACTACCCGCCGCTGAACTCGCTCTGTACAGAGTGGAAAATTCGACACAGGACCGTGTTGCGCTCGAGTTCGCCACAGGCTCGCCTCGGAAGAAAGTTTGTGGCACGAATCCAAGCGCCGCAGAGAGTGGGCAGAGCCACCTTAGTGCGACACAGGCGCAGAACGCCTGGCGTAAGCCACAGAAATAACGCTGAGAGTACAGACGTCTTCCGCCTGAGGAATCCGTTTGGAACCGACCaacgagagggaaaagggtcacagagcgcatgcagcacgGCTGAAAGGGTCGTGACCAACCACTGTCAAAGAGCCCGGCAACTCAACGGCGTTTGACAGCGTTTTCTAAACCGCGGCGTTCTtcgcggagagaaaacgtaGACGGACCTGAGAGAATGTGGAACAAACGTCGCGTTCCGTCGCCAGAAGCGGATGGAAACAATGTACGAATTTACAGACGCTACGAAGCCGGCGAGGTCACGAGTGGGAGCAGCGGTCACGGGAATGTTGAGAGCATggacgcgacagagacgtgGCAGGGAAAAGAACCGTGGAAGCACATCGGCGCGCTCAGGCAATGTCAAGAAAAAATGTTTCAAAGATGCACGCAAAGAAAATGACAAGGGCAGCGCATCAAGCGGGCCGACCCCAAACTTGAAGAGTTGCGATGCCGCAAACATTGGCTACGAGACCCGAAACGAGACACGCACGGACTGAGAAAACGATTTGCAGGCCAGGAAGTGAAGACTATGTAGccctcgcctgcgtcttgAAAGGCAAAGAAATCAACGAAGTCCTCAAAACAAGTCGGTTTTGTCCGCCACTGCCTTCAGCCTAGATCGCTATGTcgtcgtgcatgcgctgaaaCAGTTCAAAGTGCTTCCAAATAGTTGAACACAACTACGAGAAGTTACGGGTAAAGCAAGGCAGAAcattcttctgttccttcatACAGAAGACATTCCCTTCTTTGACGACTACTCTGACAGAACAAACCAGGTCCGAGAGTTGAAGAAAACGCTAAACGCCCCGTTACGCAGTAGCATGTATGTGCCTTCACTTCGCAGATTCCCCCTTTACGCCAGTGCTTACTGTCTCTGTTCGCCGTCCACCCGGtttcttgctttttcttACGGTAATAATTTATCCAGTTTGGCTTCATTATGTACGTCTGACAACCATTATGAAAAGCTACAATAAAGTGATGTAACTTCAAAGAAAGTGGTTCCGCCGCCGCATTCTGTGAGTCTTCAGCTTGTGGCGAGGGAAAAGGCCCTTATTCTTTTGAAATTTAGCTGCGGATCGACTGAGTATACGTTGCGTGATACGGTCCTATGTCTTTCTGTGCGTGTAGACACAATCCTGATGAGCGAATCTTAGTCACCAATGCCTCATTCTAGAGGGATATGCGTGTATAGGTGAAACGTTCGAAAATGGGTGCCGTTGTCAggtgcagaaaaaacaaagcgTTTGGATTACAGCGCAGTGTTGTTCACGAAGAGCTAATAGAACATGAAAAAGACAAGGCTCAGCAAGAAACCGTAATTAGATCTGAACGCAGTCTCTGCCATCGGGTACTGGTCACGCGAAATGCGGTCTATAAAACTGCGTTAGGACCACTCACCGTAATGCATTTCTGATTGGGAATTAAACGAGTAGAAACTGATAAAAGCATGCGCACGTTGCGGGTCACCAACTGGTCCTTTCTCCATTGCACCCGACAAGATTTTACGGAGCTCGTGAGGCCTGCAATTTTTGTGAGAGGTCCATGCAGACCCTGCCGTGTGCACTGACCGGACCTCTAACGTTGCATTGTACAAGAAGAATCGTTGTTAATGCATCTTTTctggcttttctctccgggAAGCTTGTTATCTCCACGCCGTTTAGATAGGGAAGACTAGACTGTTCGTGCCATGTTACAGACTAAGCTGTGTTGCAAGATACACAGACAGCATCTGGTGTTTGCACAGGTGTTTTTTCTGGATCCTGTTGAATCAGAAACAAGTGCAGGCTGAAAAAGACAAGCTCAAGTATAGATATCAATACAACACGCAGTTATGCAAGATCTAGTAGCAGGCGGTATCGTTTCTACCGGAAAATACTACATATCGAGAAGCGTTAAGCAAGTTTTTTTTCCGCTGAAATCTCGACAGAAACATGGTTCGTTGTTGAGCACGTCTGCATAGTATCTAATTCTACAAAATTTCCGTTCAGGCGAGCTCAGCCTAAGCCCCTCCATACTCTGCTGGAAAAGGTTTGGAAACAGTGACTTCAGAAAGAAGCTGGGCGGTTCATCGTTCCCCGTagtttgtcttctctccagattCAAAGGAAGAAGGTGTTAAAATACTCCGGGCAACTCGATGAAACTCCTGTTCAACTACTTAAAAAACATCACAATCTTCaggcgcctttcttctctttttatTGAATCTTATTCCGTGATTCAttgtcgcttcctctcacGTCTGAAAAACTGCGTACTGTCTCTGTAGAACACAGTAGGTGCAGATTTCAACTTGGACTTGTCGTTTGCTATGCGCCCGTATAGCTGACGGAGATATCAATACTTCCACGATGGCTTACCGTGGACTGTTTTGCTTACCAGCGGCGTTTCCGGCGATATGAACGCCGCAGTTTTTCGCCTCAGACAGAGCAGCGGCAATTGTCTTTGACCGACTACGTATGCAGGAGACGCACTGTGCACGTGAGCGCCTATGAATATCTCGTGGATTCCGTTCCGTAGGTTTGTTCTGATCGCAGAGTCGCCTCTTCgtgcttttctgtgtctgctctcAGTAATCTGGTGTTTCATGTCCTGAAGTATGACCGACTTGGATGGTACTTTCCGCACAGATCGGCAGATTCAGAGCTCGCGACACTCCCGACTATGTTTTGAAAAGACTCGAAGCTCCCATCACGAAAATCGATGTCCGTTCTGTCCTTTCGTTACCGTCTTTCCTTCCAAAAGACCTCACAAGCGCCACGGAAGTAGACGGCATATGTtctgttctgtttttctggtCAGCCGAGCTCACATCGGACCTTTGTCTCGGCAGGTCCCAGTCACCACGCATGCGCACACACGACAGCACGGCGGTTGCCGCGCAGAACCTAACgcctcgcttttctttctccacagaTGCTTTCCTTGCGAACTTTACCCCACTCCATTCGGCGCATTCATTTTATCTTTTGACATCTGTTGCTTGTGACAAGCGCACGTTTCTGCCTGCGTTCCAAGAGCATGCGTGGCTCTGCTCAAAACCTCAATTCAGGacaggcgcatgcgcagacGGCAGCTTCCTGGATGTTACAGAACATCTCTTCTGGAGCAGACTTCTTTTCTGGTGGAAAACGAATCTGTTCAACGGAGCGGATGCGCACGAAGGACGGGGGGAAAGAAACATTCGATCGTGGTCGCCGTACGTCTGTGCGGCGTTCCGTACACAATTGCCAGCATCGGGAGGCAGCGACCACTCGTAAACAATACCGACTCCGACAGCGTTTGCAAGACTTAGAAGCTCCGGTGGGGAATGTGTTATGCGTaccgcgtttttctttgtttgttTTCGTTGAACGGAATTCGTGTGTGCACAAATTCCCCCTGGGAGGTGGTTTACTTACGTTGAATTCGCTTATGTGTTCGCACAGTACACTGTGGGTATCTCGCCGTTCTATTTCGGATTTCACTCACTTGAATGACCATTTCTTCCTGTTAACTTATGTCACTTTCCCTCGTACTGCAGTCCAGCGCCTGGTCGTCAGCACCACCGCTGCCTACTTCGTTTGAGTGACAGGTCGTACGCAAAGCGTGCCCGGTCACTGCCCGAAAATGCCGTCGTCGCTACCGCTCTGCTTCCCCCGTCTCCCCCGGGGCCGAAACCTTCCCGAGGAGTTTTCTCAGTCCAGTTTCAAAATCCCAAGAGAGTTCTGGCGGCAACTTTCCGCCCGAGTTCGCGCTGCTTCACTCCGCGCTGATGGCTGCTCAGCGTTCGCGGGGAGAGGCCGGCTCCCGCGTGACAGGAgccggtgtacagacaccctAGCTGGGCGGCTTGCAGACATTTCTGGCACGTCCAGCGGCCAGGAAAAGGGAAGCATCAGCGAGATGCATAGCGTCACTCGAGTGACGACTCGCGCGCGCGCTGGACTTGCGACAGACGAGGCGAATTCAGAGCGCCTTCTCCGTACACACATGGAAGGAGGCAGCATCAGTACAACCCCGAAAGTGTCGGAAGACAATCCTGTTTCTCATTCGCGAgtttttctcccgtctcctccAGTTTCTGCTCGACCCGCGCCTTTTCAGGTCGTCAGTGTCTGTTCCTGTGCGCCAAtccgtctctttcgtctgcctGCGCGTGGTCGCGGCACTTCGACTCCTCCacgttctgttttttcgtctctcccttccttgtCTGTGCCTCGGTCGCCCGTTCCCTTCTTggtttctcccgcttcttcggTCCCGAATTTTTCCcagtctccctcctctcgagggttctccgtcgcttcgcGGATTCACTTTCTGAACAGCCGGACGCGCTTCCAAACGGCGGTCCACGCATCAGACGTCGCGCCACCCTTCCTGCTCCTCCCGCTGGCTTCCCCGCGACCCCTCCTCGCGTACCACCACCGGTTCCGGACTCGCAACcgaaagagaggcagtcGCTTCCACCCCCaccctctgcctctcccgccgccgccgctgtcGCCGCCGCGCTCGGACGCCGCACACCTGTTCGCCGGCAAGCCACTGGCTGCCTCGGCTGTCAGTACAGCTGCTGGCCAGCAGACGCTTccgccgccgctgctgcgGCACCTCCAAGGCCTATTTCCGGTGTTTCGAGGTCCCGAGTGCGACCCCAGCTGCGGGGTCGGTCCTGCCGGCGAGGCGGCCGGACTCGCGCTTCTCCCACCCCCCAGTCTCGTGGAGCCTCGACACCTGGAGGACTTGGCGCGGCGCGCGCTGCAGGCtcggggagagacgcgggaTGCGGCTtctggcgcatgcaagaGCGACCGGCTTTTCTGGAGAGAGCTCGCAGCGCGCGTTGAGAAGGTCAGGGACTTGCTGCCGATCGAGTCGCTCGTCCGCCTCCTCACGATTCTCACGCTGAACGGCGCCTCAGGGACGGTGAGGCCGGTGAAGCAGATCTTCCAGGCTTTCGAGACTCAAGACGAAGACACGCCGGCGACTCCAGCGAATCGGACGGGCTTGCGCCTGGCCAGCGAGACGCTCCCGTGCGTGCGGCCGCTGCCGCCGCGactccttctcgcctccacgCGCGAATTCCTCGAAGATCTGAAGAAACTGTCGCCTCCCGCCACTGCCGCCTTGGCTGCCACTTTCGCCTGGAGCAACTGCGCCAGCTCTGCTCTGCTCTTCGCCCTCATGGAACGCTGGGCCTGGCGACAGCCTCGCGCGGAACCAAGTGTGCAGACAGATGTGGAGTCCGAGGTGGAACCGCTCGGGAAGAGgcgggaggcagagacaggggtggaggaagaagccgagaatGCGAAGAAGTTGGAGGCGGTGGAGACGCAGGGTCACTTGGGAGACTTCACGCCGGCGGACTTCGCCTtgttcgtctctgcgttggggcaccttctctctcagcaAGAGGCGACGCACGTGAAATACAGCCGCCAGGCACGACATTTGCGCGAGATTTCAGGCAAGCAAATCATGGCTGCGTTCCGTGagcagaagcggcagaagggGAAGCAGACTGCAGACGCGAACTTCGAGAActtcgaggaaacgaagtCCGCGTGGCATTTCACTGCCGCCTTTTTCGACGGCTGCTGCCGATTCATGGCGACCCGCGCGGAgagcttctcgcttttctcctttgcctCGGCTGCACGAACTCTCGTCGAAAACCTAGACGCCGTTGCTTTAGTCGGAGAGGCCGCTGAGAGCAGGGCGCTGGCGGTTGACGGCGAGGGCGCCGGCAGCGTGGAGAGTCTCGGGATCCATGGCATCTCGACTTTCAGCTCCTTTGAGGGGAGTGTCTCAAGATCTGAAAAGCCTCACGTCGCGTGCCCAACTCCAGACTCAGTGGAGGCGCTCGCGAAGGcgatctctctctttgtggCCTCTTGGGATGGCGGAGACAAA
Protein-coding regions in this window:
- a CDS encoding hypothetical protein (encoded by transcript TGME49_223510), which encodes MEEAESDKSGAPNRCATMCVFGCLAAMGCRSSIVRRLAFYPPQPAGYSIGPQGQLYTYDGSSDSHRQSHNQSAPPADSINSASGAATAQPDNPPAQQLQRESMQQLLQRTGLPERLKVLSIPCGRVKLAALFIYHPLSPSSSSTGPLSESESGQGPASSVLPAGEGNAREQTRGAAGPLAGGADSCDDQVMHESAKRLPCIIFSHGNSTDIGFMFGLYYRLAYKCRVNVLAYDYSGYGCSGGKTSEKALYRNIRAVWTYATQMLHVPPRQIILYGHSVGSAPCCDLAMREKSFPVGGVVLHSSIASGLRLFFDDIKKSPWFDAFPNVEKLKKVKRTPVLIIHGQLDRQVSWIHSQRLQDAAAAADADWFKELERKRAREKASGKKRLTESPNEETQLNAAAMDELHSQRVQVWWVGNADHNDVEQKSGEAYYKHIGDFIHFCNVWASNCHGG
- a CDS encoding EF hand domain-containing protein (encoded by transcript TGME49_223520~Signal peptide predicted by SignalP 2.0 HMM (probability 0.893) with cleavage site probability 0.817 at residue 35~Predicted trans-membrane domain (TMHMM2.0):19-42:81-101:121-144:186-209:292-315:324-347), which gives rise to MRLLTNCLALLTWARVPKPGVLLMGVAVLSTVAEALPYSPALQNKYDIKSAVSRATTISALEETFLQAPAEESTRENVENWITLGLFLFIIACSLIFEMAFDSTEEFLTYRGVTSLLKMLRGAYKELTILGFISLTSFATVRLGQMQRLNDTYLGVSKTEAAALREATEAGETLSPPTHLTEVFEEIHVLIFIIMFLFILAAAVFTLVGYRLLRKYEYFDAKTETDLRNDVTMLQTSADVSEQHVSESLIYWGLRQRFIYPSIPLVPRPRERETGYPQFSFSDYISYCFGETLTGMVELPPSILIISFFIVLLLRPALDLSGREIIVFMILMAFALLGMTALAMMYTRYINEKLQPHSAKLREFFGEKRASSDQMRQAIAAPIDDRPFAVVRSTLPWRRVSNRAATLFPFGKPLYFRRLTQLLLFSHAVYTAVLLTLVTTVSQGSAFVWLAHGWWSYPLTFIPLLVSLFIWGKFLPTYSITYSVDMLASYDVIRSVEARQDAAVLEKDHRYLVFMMHEAEKLEQGKKVQIQRILSQYDQLPKEAKRSIESTFRALASSPEKFPTATVPGVVTKKDVKEVLRCLNIQTGTKDDATLFLNEWFDAVDDTGSGYVNFDKFKALIMLLGNFGVKPDMYQRFQEERLQKLFRSLDADQDNRISEEELRQALHGITPPVSKRDVDLLFKRMSKTGTDIAFEDLRNWAQKTQTRVTGPVPVYR